In Lactococcus paracarnosus, a genomic segment contains:
- a CDS encoding SAG1386/EF1546 family surface-associated protein, protein MAKNKEPWNNEIYGAMQESREGTPQKRSNKRKEASTNFLTFLVILLVVIIGGIIMIIVWNNRLVDNTKISSSFYTSKSSISKSVSSEVSSNASEASSESSSEATPPASSSSAAPTGDTTTVQAGEGLYAIAARTGASAEVIAKANGMTVANWYANPGDVIKLK, encoded by the coding sequence ATGGCCAAAAATAAAGAACCATGGAATAACGAAATATATGGCGCCATGCAAGAATCAAGAGAAGGAACACCACAAAAACGGTCAAATAAGAGAAAAGAAGCTTCAACAAACTTTCTAACGTTTCTAGTGATTCTCTTAGTTGTGATCATTGGTGGTATCATCATGATTATTGTTTGGAATAATCGTCTAGTGGATAATACAAAAATATCGTCGAGCTTTTATACCAGTAAATCCAGCATATCAAAATCAGTGTCTTCTGAAGTGTCAAGTAATGCATCAGAAGCATCATCTGAATCTTCATCTGAAGCAACACCACCAGCAAGTTCTTCATCGGCAGCTCCTACGGGTGATACGACAACAGTTCAAGCGGGAGAAGGCTTGTATGCTATTGCAGCTAGGACAGGTGCCTCTGCTGAAGTAATCGCAAAAGCTAACGGTATGACTGTTGCAAATTGGTACGCAAATCCAGGAGATGTAATTAAATTAAAATGA
- the cmk gene encoding (d)CMP kinase, with the protein MKNIRIAIDGPASSGKSTVAKLIAKDFDIIYLDTGAMYRVATYIALCNGLDDSDGAGIIRLLKENPIAFGHSPEGQLVYTGEVDVTHAIRQNDVTNAVSKISAVPEIRAYLVDVQREIASHGGIVMDGRDIGTVVLPDAELKIFLVASVEERAQRRYKENLQKGIDTDYDLLKFEISERDRKDSTRQVSPLKQASDAILIDTTGISIAEVVSTIEDYARKI; encoded by the coding sequence ATAAAAAATATAAGGATTGCCATTGATGGACCAGCTTCTAGTGGTAAATCGACTGTTGCCAAACTGATAGCCAAGGATTTTGATATTATTTATCTTGATACCGGTGCTATGTATCGTGTTGCAACCTATATTGCACTTTGTAATGGGTTAGATGACTCCGATGGTGCAGGGATTATCAGGCTATTAAAAGAGAATCCGATTGCCTTTGGCCATTCTCCTGAAGGTCAGCTTGTTTACACCGGTGAAGTAGATGTAACACATGCCATTCGACAAAATGATGTCACTAATGCGGTTTCTAAAATTTCAGCTGTGCCTGAAATTCGTGCCTATTTAGTTGATGTTCAACGTGAGATTGCAAGCCATGGTGGGATTGTAATGGATGGACGAGATATTGGGACTGTCGTATTACCTGATGCTGAATTAAAAATTTTTCTAGTCGCATCAGTTGAAGAACGCGCGCAACGACGTTATAAAGAGAATTTACAAAAAGGTATTGACACGGATTACGACTTGTTGAAATTTGAGATTTCTGAGAGAGATCGTAAAGATTCAACACGACAAGTTAGTCCTTTAAAACAAGCAAGTGATGCAATTCTCATAGATACAACAGGTATCAGTATTGCTGAAGTTGTATCCACTATTGAAGATTATGCAAGAAAAATCTGA